CTGTTTGGATTGAAGTATTGGAGGTTCATGATGTTGTAAACCCAGTTCCCAAGTACAGCCACAGTTAAAAGCCCTGCAAGCACCATGGAATACTTTCTCGCCTTTTCCAACACTACGTCATATTCAACGAGATGCGAGTAGAGCTCCCTTCTAAAGCGGTCTTTCATCAACATCTCCACGGCTTCAAGTATGTTCCGCTTTGAATAAAAATCTTTATTACTTTTCAGACCTGTGAATAAGATAAGCAGTTAGGAATGGTGGTTGAATGAACGCTAGACTTGTCGCAGGCATTGCTTTACTAATAACCTCTGTGGCACTTTACATTTACCTTGCATTCATGTTTAATCCTGTCCAGCAGAACATTCCAGATGACGCTGTTGCTTGGATAGCATCTTACGCTAAAGCATCAAGCAGTCTCGAGGATTATTGTGGAGCATTCCACGGGGCCTGCACATGGGTGTTGAAAACAGTATACTACGCTGTCAACCCTTTAAGTGTTCAACCCTCCGAGCTAGCATTGATGGGAGGGGTTTTCCTCATATTATCAGCATTCCTTCTCTACTTCCTGATCTTCAAGGATGCTTTAATCGCAGGGTTTTCCACAACGCTTCTCTCCTCCTCCCCGGTCTTCATTTACTGGTTTAAGCCTAGTAACTACGGGTTCCCCGCATGGTTTTTCACAGGACTTTTGGCAATTGCTCTCACAGCATTATACCTTTCCACGAGGAGGAAAATGATCCTGGTAGCTGTGAGCATTGCCTATGGGCTAGCGTTAACTCTCTATCCGGGTGCATGGGTGCTATCAGTGGTTACCGGTATCGCATTCCTATTATCGCTTCTGTATGAGAAACCGTCTCCAATCCACGTTTATAGTTTGATAGCCTGGTTGGCGGCTTACGTTGCCCCAGTGTTTCTACTTGGAACGAGCTACTTGACAAGCATATGCTTGCTTGGGATTATATGGCTTGCCACCCCTACAGTTCTTGCAGGATTACTGTATAGGAGTCCGGGAAAGGCGAGCGTTAGATTCTTCACAGCATTCTTTCTCACAGTCTTTTCAATCCTTCTATCCATATACTTGTTTAAGACGGGATTGTTAACGGGTTACATGGAAATTTTCACTCGAAGGTTTAACCCTGTAATCGACTACGGAATCCTCGGTATCTTCAGCTTAATGGGCTTGGTAGTGTATTCCCGGAGCGAAATTCTTGCTGGAAGAGGGTTTGATAGAACGATTTTCCCGGCGGGATTCCTCCTCGGTCTAATCCTCCCCTATGTAGACCCTACTTCCACGTTAACATCTCTAGTTTTCCTAGCACCGCTAGTAGGGATTACACTGATTTCATTGTTTGCTTCATCATTGATTGTTGAGAATTTTAAGCGGAAAATACTGTTTGCAACTCTTTCAATAATAATCTTGACTGGCGGTGTGGGGGCAAACGTTGCCTACTCTATATCAATAGTTGCCGCCAAGCCAAGCATTTACTTAGCAGACATGGATCTCTATCTAGGCATTGGTGAGAAACTTTTAAACGAGAGCGCATGGGCTTCAGCGTTGGAAGCGTTGAAGGCAGACTTATCGAGGAGTGGTGGGAACGCGCTAGTAGTCTCATACTGGGACTACTCGTGGTGGATACTCGGGTATCTTGGTGGGGAAGGAGACGTGAAGGTTTTATCGAGCCCGCTGAGCGATGTAGGCTACAAGAGGCTTGTTTCATGGGTTTTACTAAGCGATGAGTTGACAGCTGTGAAAATCTTGAAGAATATTTCCGAGACGACCGGTGTCTCAACGGTTTACTTGGTCGTCTCAACAGCTTTCAGCTTGAGCCTCACGGGCGGTAAATCCAACAACGCTTATCTCGGAGCAGTGATTCCTGGGGCTACCACACAGTACGGGGTGCAACTACCTTACTACGCTGCGGCAGGGGATTTATACAGGCTTCCACTATACTCATCGCTTATAAACAAATCATACTTAGAGTTCATCAATACTGGCGTCGGCAGGACTGCTTACGAGGTTCCGCTCGCCTGGAACACAAGAGGCGGTGAAACACTGCTCGCCACCGTTATCGTTGACGGCCTATCCAAGTCGGGTTTCAACGTTTACAACGTCTTATATAGTCAGGGCAAGCTTTCAAGCACGTTAAAGTATTTTGAACTAGTCAATGTTTCCGCTAAACCAGTTTACTCTGTAGCGGTGTCATTTTACTCGTATGAGGTTAATTATGCCGTTTTAGTATACAGGTTAAATGTTAAAAGTGTGAGCGAGGTGGTTTGAATTGCCGATGGCTAGGCAGGAGTTGCCAAATGTGGGTGATTACGTGATAGGAACAGTAGCAGAAGTGTTCGACTACGGTGCTTACGTCACGCTGGACGAGTATAACGGGTTGAAAGCGTTTCTCCCGTGGAGCGAGGTAGCTTCGAAATGGGTTAGGGATCTCAGGGAGGTTGTGAGGGAGGGGCAAAAGATTGTTGTGAAAGTGATTAGAGTTGATAGGAGGAAGAAGGAGGTTGATGTTTCACTCAAGAAGGTGGCTGATAATGAAAGGAAGAGGAAGCTTCTATGGTGGAAGAGGTATGTGAAGGCTTGCAAGATAACGGAATTAGTCGCCCAGCAGATTGGAAAGAAGATTGAGGACGCTTACAGAGAGGTTATTTGGAGGCTGGAGGATGCTTATGGGGACCCTATGTACGCTATAGAGGAAGCAGTGTCCACAGGGCCCCAGGTGTTATTGAAGGCGGGTGTTCCGCAGGAATGGGTTGACGCCCTCGTCAAGGAGGCAGGTAAACATGTGAAGGTTAAGGAGGTTAGGGTTAGGAGAATACTTGTAATGCGCTCTATAGCTCCTGACGGTGTTGAAAGAATAAGGAAGTGTCTCGCTGAGGTTTCAGGGGTTTTAACCGGTAAAAACGTTAAGCACGAGATATACGTGACCGGTTCGCCAAGATACATTATCGACCTTTACTCGCAGGATTATAAAACTGCTGAAACCCTTATGGGAGAGGTTGTTGAAACGCTGGAGAAATGTTGCAGGACTAATAACGTAGAGCTGAGTATTGAGGAGGAGAAGGCTTGAACTGGTTGATGAGGAAGTGCCCGAGATGCGGCAGGTATACATTGTCAGCCTTTAAATGCCCGGTATGCGGGTCGGAGCTCGTGGTCCCC
This is a stretch of genomic DNA from Thermosphaera aggregans DSM 11486. It encodes these proteins:
- a CDS encoding translation initiation factor IF-2 subunit alpha, which encodes MPMARQELPNVGDYVIGTVAEVFDYGAYVTLDEYNGLKAFLPWSEVASKWVRDLREVVREGQKIVVKVIRVDRRKKEVDVSLKKVADNERKRKLLWWKRYVKACKITELVAQQIGKKIEDAYREVIWRLEDAYGDPMYAIEEAVSTGPQVLLKAGVPQEWVDALVKEAGKHVKVKEVRVRRILVMRSIAPDGVERIRKCLAEVSGVLTGKNVKHEIYVTGSPRYIIDLYSQDYKTAETLMGEVVETLEKCCRTNNVELSIEEEKA